The DNA window GACGCGATATACAAATCAATAACTGATTACATTTTATACGTTAAAGAAAAGTACGGTTTCGAGTATAAAATGTTCTCTTTTAATGAAAGCGATTTGGGCATAAACGTTCGTGCTACTCCTGAAGAGCACCGCGATTTTATAAAAGGGTTAGGTGCCTATATGGCGTCAAAAGGCCTGAAAACTAAAATGCTGCTTGGCGATAACTCGGACGCAACAACTTATAAATTCATCTATCCCGCGTTGAACGATCCAACGGCCAGACCATACATTGGGGCTGTGTCTTTTCACTCCTGGAGAGGGTGGGATACCGAGATCCTTCAGAAATGGGCTGATGCTGCCAATCAGCTTAATGTACCGTTGATAGTAGGTGAGGGAAGTATAGATGCAGCCGCGTGGAACTACCCGGATATTTTCCAGGAGCAAACTTATGCTCTGGAGGAAATAAACCTTTATACCCGCATACTAGCTATTTGCCAACCAATTACCATATTGCAATGGCAGCTTACTGCCGACTATTCGCCGCTTATAGGCGGAGGGATCTTTGGCAACAATGAGCCATTGCATCCCGGCCAAAGATTTTGGAACCTGAAACAATTAGCCAACACTCCAAAGAACGTTTACGCACTGCCTATAACAGTAAACGGAGCAGGTGTGTCCGCCGCAGTACTAGGTGATAATAGCAAAGGTGTATATGTATTACACCTGGTAAATAACGGCAGTACCCGCAAGGTTACACTCACCGGGTTGCCAGTCAATGTTAAAGAGCTGAGATATTATATTACAACTACAAGGTTGAATATGAAGGAAGAAAAAGCGGTAGAGATAAAGAACGGTATAGCCAAATTTAAGCTACCTGCGGTGAGCTATGTAACGCTTATAAGTAAGTAGCCGAAATCTTTAGTTAGCATTTCGCCAAATCCTCACAGCCAGACCAATAGAATGCACTATGGTATACATAAGTAAGATACGACATCAGCGCGCGTTGGAGTTTCTGGTACAAACAACCAGGATAGCCTGACTAAGCATAAACTTATGTTGAGCAAAGCTGTTCACTAACTATGACAACTGCAGAAAGGTTAAATGCGTCGCTGGAAAGTGTCCTTTATGGCGATCCATGGTATGGTCCGAAAACATATGATATTCTAAGTAGCATCGCACTAGAAATGGCCTACGAACTGCCGGAAGGCAGTGTGCATAGTATTGCAGGCATCATGTTGCATATGTTAAGTTGGACGCAGGAAGTAACAGCACGCATGAACGGTAAACTTGCGGGAGAACCATCCGGCGGCGACTGGCCAGATCCGGGAACACCTGATGAACATAAATGGCAGCAGTTGCTTTCGAGCTTTAAATTGGCAAATGTTACGTTGGCGGGAGAGATAATGAAATTTCCAGAAGATAAATGGAGTGCTCCTACTAATGATGAGCGCAACCCTGCACTCGGCACAGGTGTAACCTACAGCGAACTCATAGAAGGTTTGATACAGCACCACATTTATCACAGCGGCCAAATAGCTTTACTCAAAAGATTGCTAAGCTAACATCAAGCGAAACTTACACCAGCTCCTCGCATTTAAATCCAGCAATATGCAGGATGTGCTTAATGGTTTGTGGCTCAATGTTAGAGCTTACCACTCGCAACACTTTGTCGCAATCCTCCAGGTCAAAGTTATACTGGCGTATATCGGTCAAAGCAGTTAACAAAGGCTTTACCCGGCCTGCTTGCAGGGGCGTAGCCACGTTGGTTTTAAATATAAGCACATCCATAAGTTAATTTATTGTAGCTACTGTAACATAGTTAATTATCCGCTTTAGCTTCCTCTTTAGGCTCTTGCCAATCCCAACGGCGTTTGCCCCAGTTGCAACGGTCCCGCCACTGTTCTTTAAACTTGGTACGTTCTTCTGGCCCCATGTTCCGGAAGTGCTCTTCCATCATCCGCTTGCGCCGCATCCATGGTGCGCCGCCTCCGCGCGGCCCTCCAAAGCCAAAGAGAATTTTACTTAAAATAAAAATACCTGCAGCTTGCCAGTAACTAATAGTTCCTACGTGTAAAATGTCAGGTAAAAGTGCATTCCACAGCAGCATAACGGCGTAACTGGCGAGTGCTAAACAAGCAAGTATTCCGAACGGAATTAGGAATAATTTTTTTCTATTATGTGGTTTCATCTTAATAGGTAATTTCAATAATCATTTAATTCGTTATAAAGTTGCTTCAGCCTTTTACGTAGATGCAATACTGCATACCGCTTTCGAGACACAAGCGTATTGGTGTTTTCGCCGGTGAGTTCTGCTATCTCGTCGAAGGGAACGTCTTCAAGTTCATGCCATACAAATACCTGCCGCTGATTTTCAGGCAATTCATCAAGAGCTATAAAAAGCTGCTCCCAAAAAAGATTACTGATATACTCCGTCTCCGGAGTACGTGCTTCGGTCAGCAGTATCGCTTTCAGATCAGGTAGATCGTCGTCATCGTCCGTGCTGTTGCCCAACATATCATCCAGCAGGGTCTCTGTATGTTTCTTATGCTTGTCGAGGATCTTGTTGCGAGCTACGCGATACAACCAGGCGCCGGTTTGCTCAATAGGTTCCGCGTTGATCACATTGCTGAACTGATACCAAACATCCTGCAGAATGTCTTCGGCATCAGCATCGCTCTTTACTCGTTTGCGAATGAACCCCATCAGGCTCTTACCGTACGACGCTATGGTTTGTACGATATGGCTGTTCTTGTCTCGGGGCATTGCAACGCTGGTCACTTTTGTATAACTGTTTAAAGATAAGACGAGCGGCGCAAGAAAACATTTTAAAATATTTTCGATTGATGATAACTATTTACAGCTATACGGAAGAAGTAAAACCATTAGCTATCTTGGTCGTTATTTAGCTATGGCAACCAAAAAGACATTGATACTAGGTGCAACGCCCGATCCCAGCAGATATGCATACCTTGCTGCTAACCGGCTTACCGGGCACGGACACCCAATTGTAAACGTTGGTATTAAGACAGGCGCTGTTGCCGGTGTGCAAATTGAAAAGCCCGAAGCTATTCACAGCGATATAGATACAATCACCCTTTATGTTGGCCCGCAGAACCAGCCGCCATTATACGATTACATTCTGGCTACCAACCCGAAGCGGATCATATTTAACCCGGGTACCGAAAACTCCGAACTGAAGAAACTTGCTCAGGAACGCGGCATTGAAACGGATTACGCCTGTACGCTGGTACTGCTGAGCATAGGGCAGTATTAACTAAAATACCTTCACTACTTTCACGAAACGCTGCATATAATCATCGTTCATGGTGGTTTCTACCACGCCTTTGGCTTTGCCCGAGGTTGAGTGGATAAACGTAACAGGCGAGCCCTTTTCTGATACCACTATGCCCATATGGCCCACAACACGGTCACTCGGATCAGTACCGGTAAAGAGGATGAGGTCACCGGGGGAGGCCTGTTCTAAGGGTATCTCGTGCTCTACGTCGGTGAAATCTTTTGATGTGCGGGGTACCGCTATACCGAAATGGTTGAACACATATGTTATAAAGCCCGAACAATCAAACCCTTGCGTGGGGTCTGTAGAGGCGTATTTATAGGGAGTTCCGGTTAGCGTACGGGCATAGGCTACTAGGTCTGTAGCGGCTACGTTGGCTGTTTTTACATGGTTTTGATTAGGTGTGCCGTCTGTTGGGGGGAGGGTAGCCGTAGTGGGCTGTACCTTGCCGCTGCTGTCCTGGGCGGTTATGGTGTAGGTAGGTTCATCGGGGTTACCGCAACCCAGTAAAAGCATCATTATCAACATTAACGGACCGGCTAAACGCATACCTTTAATACACCCGAACGCAAAAATTGTGTTATCCGATAGGCAAGTACCCCTACTGTATCACTGTAACACTAGAAGGTGTTACACCTGATACACCTAAAAAGGATAATTTTTTCGTAAGTAGCTATTTAATAACATCTTACATATAATGCATGTTTAAACATGTTACACTTTTGGCAATCATGTTACAGTTTTGAGGCTATTTTGCCATGGTGATACAGTTTTGAGCGCGGGCTTTTAAGGTAAGCAAAAACCTTTAAAAACCACACTTTTTCAAGTCGACTGGCAAAATGCTAAAGATACTGTATAGGCCTGTCGGCGCATTTAGCTACCGTTTGCAACAGCTATTTGGAAATGATGGATATGTTGGCCGTTTGCAGATGAATTGCAGCGTAGCCCTTAAAACCTGTTACTGCTTTTTTAGTTTTATAAACTATGCAGAGCCCAAGCCAAGCGCCATCTAAAAACCCTATTAAACCGTACGAGACCATCATCGCAGTTGTTTACGTCGGGTGGGTAATTGGCGCCTATTTGCTTGGGCTGGTATTCCTAAACATGTACACCAGCGAAGGTTCGGCGGCGCTGGCCTGGTGGGTGTGCGGTATATTGTTTCCGGCGGCGGTGTACATAGCTTTGCGGGGTGTATATTCCAGTGGGAGCAAATGGTATGGTTTCTTCGGCTATTTCCTTGGCGCGTGCATGGCACTGTTTATGACAGGTTATTATACCTCTGTAAAAACAGAACTTTTGGTATCGGCACTACTGAAACCCACTACCGCTGAAACCCTAAAGATAAAAGATATAGAAAAGATAGTATACCGCAAAAGCGGGTGGGACCGTACCGACGTTACCTTTATATACCACGGCCAGCCGCTTACCCTGGAAGCCAGCCGCACCGCTTATTTCCTGCTGCAGCACAAAAAGCAGCTCGGGGTAAAAATAGGAAGATCATACAGTGGCAATTACTTTGTAACCGATATAGACCTGCCGCAAAGCGAACGCTGGACGGCCCGCTGGCTTTACCTTAAAGACTGGGGCTGGCGCTACCTGTGGGTGCCCATAGTAATTGTTGCTTTAATAGGGTTAATATCTATCCGTGTTAAGTTTTTCCCCAACGTAAAGCCCATAAAATGGAGCTGGCAGAAAACGCTTTTGGTGATCATGGGCAGTATAGTAGGCGTAGTAATGCTGTTGTATGTTGGGCTGGTGATTTATGTGAAGTTTATATATAAAGCCTAAATACAATATAAGCATTATAACACGGTAAAATGACTTAGTATCAGTAACGTCCTGTGACGAACAGGCTGTATTTACAGACCTTGCAAATTTTGATAATATAAGTAACTTAGATTTTAAACAAGTCGAAATGCCTATAAAAATCTATACTATTGATGATGACAATGTAATTGGTAGCAAATTTATTACTGGAAAAACTAATTACGCATTTGCAGTAGAACATCTATATGAGTTAATCAATAAATTAACCATTCAAAGAAATCTTCAAAATCCTACGTTCTATAAAAGGTTGAGACGAGATTTACTAAGAGAATGTATAATTCCGCCTATAACATTAGCGTTCATATTGGACAAAGATGAGCTTCCAATAGAAGTAGAAGAAGCAACCGAATATATCAATCTGAACATCAAAAAGGCATTTATATTAGATGGAATTCAACGTCTAAATGCATTGCACCAAGCCTATACTGAACCAGAATTAGACGTTGCTTTAAATTTAACACGTCCATTATTTGTTAATGTTTTGATTTGTAAGTCGATGGATAATCTGCTTTATAGAATGATAACGTTAAACAATGGGCAAAAGCCAATGACAGCTAACCATCAAATAGAAATATTACTCGGAAATATCTACGATTTTGATGATTTAGATATTGTGATTCAAACAGAAAAATCTAAGGGGGCTGGCAAGGTCAAACATTCTTTTGAAAAGTCAAATATTATAAAGTCATATTTGGCCTTTTTGAGTAATAGTACAGCTATCGATAATAATAAAATTATTGAAAGTAAGCTAGATGAACTAATAGCAAGGAAGATTATTGATTCTAACATAACTGAAGATGGATTAGAGTACAGTGATATTATTAAGTTAATAAACAACTTTTCTGAAGATAGCTATCTGAAAAAGTGGTTTGATAATGTGAATAACATAATTGGATTTTCGGTGGGTATTCGAAAGTCATTTAAGGTAGTTCAGCTTTTGAACACTCAGCAGTTTAAAAAAAGCATAAATGTGTTTGAAGAAACGTTTTCGGCTTTAAAGCTCTCTACAATCAAGCTGAGTAGAGAACGTAGAAATTTATCGAATTACTTTATATCAAACTATGACACCGTAGCAGACATTGACGAAATAGATTTACTTGGAAAGTTCAATGATGAGGCCTTAAACTAGATTTTATGTCTTATAACCCTTACCAGTACGATGAACTTGTAGATCCCAAATATGTTAGATTTATCAAGCCAGAGTTCGTATTAAATTCATCTATATCAAATGAGGCTCTTTTAATTCGTATATTAACAGGTACACTCCGTTGTACAAACCTTATTACTTCAGATAGTTTTGATCAATACGATAACTACTTCATACTTGGGAGGGATACTAATGCCGTTGTGAAATCTACAACCATACGAACTTGTCTTGAGCCTGAGATCTCTTTCACAAAGGTGTGTGAATTTTTGAAAAGCTCTACAACACTAAATAATAGCTTTTTCGAAAACTTATTAATAGAAGTTACTTCTTGTTTCTATCGGCGACAAAAAGGGCACAATACAATGGCATTTCTGCACCTTTATAGATCTTTAGAATACATTTCCTACAGCTTTCCATTAATCTATGCATCTCATTCCAGAGATTATTACGGTACGTTTGATAGAATTAAGAACTACTTTGATGCATCAAAAAACGAACTCCTCTTTTTCGATGCATTTGTAAAAAAGCTTTTTAATGGACTTGGATATTTAGATACCCCGGTGACTTTCAACTTTAATTCATTAGTTCCTCAGATTAATAAGAATCATTATAATATTTTCAAGTTGTTTATTCCCAATGAAAAAATATTATCCGATTCAAAGAACTTATCGGTTACAACTAGTTACGATCAAATTCTAGATTTATGTGTTAATCTTAGAAATAGATATTTTCACTTTGCTATGGGAGGCAAAAGAAACATAAAAGGCACAGATATATTAGAAAGTGATATATTGTTTGGTATTATCAACGATGAATTGCTTAATTGGATAGCATTAATTTATAATGAAATATTAAAGACCTTTTGCGCTTAAAAAATAAATGAAGCTTGGTCAATCCCTTTGGACAAAAGAGCAACTTATACTCACTGTTAACCTGTACTCCAAAATTCCTTTCGGACAGATGAACGCGGGTAACCCGGAGGTGAAATCTTTGGCAGCAATTATTGCTCGTACGCCTGCGGCCATAGCTTACAAATTGGGCAATTTCGCCAGTTTCGATCCGAAGCTGCAAGCCCGGGGCA is part of the Mucilaginibacter terrenus genome and encodes:
- a CDS encoding DinB family protein; translation: MTTAERLNASLESVLYGDPWYGPKTYDILSSIALEMAYELPEGSVHSIAGIMLHMLSWTQEVTARMNGKLAGEPSGGDWPDPGTPDEHKWQQLLSSFKLANVTLAGEIMKFPEDKWSAPTNDERNPALGTGVTYSELIEGLIQHHIYHSGQIALLKRLLS
- a CDS encoding C40 family peptidase, with translation MMLLLGCGNPDEPTYTITAQDSSGKVQPTTATLPPTDGTPNQNHVKTANVAATDLVAYARTLTGTPYKYASTDPTQGFDCSGFITYVFNHFGIAVPRTSKDFTDVEHEIPLEQASPGDLILFTGTDPSDRVVGHMGIVVSEKGSPVTFIHSTSGKAKGVVETTMNDDYMQRFVKVVKVF
- a CDS encoding RNA polymerase sigma factor; the encoded protein is MTSVAMPRDKNSHIVQTIASYGKSLMGFIRKRVKSDADAEDILQDVWYQFSNVINAEPIEQTGAWLYRVARNKILDKHKKHTETLLDDMLGNSTDDDDDLPDLKAILLTEARTPETEYISNLFWEQLFIALDELPENQRQVFVWHELEDVPFDEIAELTGENTNTLVSRKRYAVLHLRKRLKQLYNELNDY
- a CDS encoding CoA-binding protein; this encodes MATKKTLILGATPDPSRYAYLAANRLTGHGHPIVNVGIKTGAVAGVQIEKPEAIHSDIDTITLYVGPQNQPPLYDYILATNPKRIIFNPGTENSELKKLAQERGIETDYACTLVLLSIGQY